The Anaerosporomusa subterranea nucleotide sequence TAAGACTGTGTTCCAACCAATTGTTTCGCTCACTGATGCTGTTACTCTTGGCTATGAAGCGTTGAGCAGGGGGCCGTCCGGTTCACCACTGGAGCAGCCAGATCGGCTGTTCGCTACTGCAACTGCTTGCGACTTGCTGTGGGAGTTAGATTTGCTTTGCCGATTCAGGGCCTTGGAGATGGCGGGTAAAATAATGGAAAAGCACTTGCTCTTCTTGAATGTTGATCCCAAAATAATCAATGATCCGCGTTTCCAAAAAGGATTAACCCGCGGTTATTTAAACTCATCCCAGACTGATGTTCTAGGAATTGTCTTCGAAATTACTGAAAAAACGGCTATACAAGATTATAAAGGCTTTCGTCGGATTCTGGACAATTATACCAGTCAAGGTTATCAAATTGCGCTTGATGATACGGGATCAGGCTATTCTGGATTGACACTGCTGGCTGAGACGCGGCCTCAGTATGTAAAGCTAGACATGGAATTGGTAAGGAACATTGACAAGGATTCGCTGAAACAGGCATTAATCAAAGCTCTTTCTCAATTCGCTAATGCCACCAACATTAAACTTGTCGCCGAAGGAATCGAGACCATTAATGAACTCAATACCCTAATCGATATCGGCGTTCACTATGGTCAAGGCTTTTTGCTGCAACGTCCATCCCCTGATATCTTAGAGTTAGGGTCTGACATTATACAGCATATTCAGGAACGGAACGATGTGAAGCAGAGAGAATTATTCTATTCGCCATTGACGGCTCCTATCGGCGAAATTGCCCGCCTGGATTTGCCCTTCTCACCTCAGGCCGCCGGTCAAGAGATTATCAAGTATTTTAACAACAACCCGGAAATACTAGGAATTCCGATCGTTGATGGCGATAGACCGGTTGGCCTGTTGTCTAAAAATGAGTTTTTGGGCCGTCTGGCAACACAATATGGGGTTGCTGTATATATGAATCGGCCTGTGCATCTGTTGATGGATAATAAACCGTTGATTGTTGACTATAAAACGCCGCTGGATCAAGTGAGCAAGTCCGCTGTGGCGCGCTCTGATGAAAATATGTATGACTACATCATCGTGACAAAGGACAATGCTTATTATGGCATAACAACCGTGAAGGCTCTGCTAGAGAGGACAACCCAGCTTGAGCTTACGCGTGCGAAATACTCGAATCCATTGACAGGTTTGCCTGGGAATTTCCTAATCGAGCAAGAGCTAAAGCGAGTGGTTGCTGGTGAACAGGACTATGCTGTTTTGTATTTTGATTTAGATAACTTCAAGGCCTATAATGATATATATGGTTTTGAAAACGGCGATAAGATCCTTTTTCTTACAGCGAAAGTCATTCAGGCCCTACTGAACCAGCGACAGCAGACAGATACGTTTTTCGGCCATATCGGTGGGGACGACTTTGTCGCTGTTGTACGCAATGAGAATATCGCGGGCTTATGTGAAGACATTATTGAAGCATTTGACCAACAGGTTGTCGAGTGTTACAGCGAGCGGGATCGTAACCGAGGGGTTATCGTGTCGAAAAACCGTCATGGCTTTGACGAGCAATTTCCGTTAGTCGCTATTTCTATTGGTGTAGTTACCGGTAAGAAGAACAGCTTTCGAAACCATTTTCAACTTGGTGAAGCAGCGAGTCAGGTTAAAAAAAGGTGTAAATTGACCTGGACCAGTTGCTATCATATTGCCTGATGTGCAGACGCGTAAGCGTCTCAGACCGTTGATAAACGCCCATCTGCGTTGTTAGCCCTGCGGGAGCGCGCTTGCCGTACCTGCGAACGTACTGTCTGCGCGCGCTTCCTCGGG carries:
- a CDS encoding GGDEF domain-containing protein; translation: MLSGFDVDTTSNEWDFLCAELRDIINNRRIKTVFQPIVSLTDAVTLGYEALSRGPSGSPLEQPDRLFATATACDLLWELDLLCRFRALEMAGKIMEKHLLFLNVDPKIINDPRFQKGLTRGYLNSSQTDVLGIVFEITEKTAIQDYKGFRRILDNYTSQGYQIALDDTGSGYSGLTLLAETRPQYVKLDMELVRNIDKDSLKQALIKALSQFANATNIKLVAEGIETINELNTLIDIGVHYGQGFLLQRPSPDILELGSDIIQHIQERNDVKQRELFYSPLTAPIGEIARLDLPFSPQAAGQEIIKYFNNNPEILGIPIVDGDRPVGLLSKNEFLGRLATQYGVAVYMNRPVHLLMDNKPLIVDYKTPLDQVSKSAVARSDENMYDYIIVTKDNAYYGITTVKALLERTTQLELTRAKYSNPLTGLPGNFLIEQELKRVVAGEQDYAVLYFDLDNFKAYNDIYGFENGDKILFLTAKVIQALLNQRQQTDTFFGHIGGDDFVAVVRNENIAGLCEDIIEAFDQQVVECYSERDRNRGVIVSKNRHGFDEQFPLVAISIGVVTGKKNSFRNHFQLGEAASQVKKRCKLTWTSCYHIA